In Deltaproteobacteria bacterium, one DNA window encodes the following:
- a CDS encoding TusE/DsrC/DsvC family sulfur relay protein: MPEIEFGGEKFSVDEDGFIDDFNNWNKTWVEYVKSTEGIQDLTDEHWKVITVLQDYYRKNGIAPMVRILSKVTGYKLKYIYELFPSGPGKGACKMAGLPKPTGCV, translated from the coding sequence ATGCCGGAGATTGAATTCGGGGGAGAAAAATTCAGCGTTGATGAAGACGGCTTCATTGATGACTTCAATAATTGGAACAAAACGTGGGTCGAATATGTCAAATCCACGGAAGGCATCCAGGATCTGACGGACGAACACTGGAAAGTCATCACCGTGCTGCAGGACTACTACAGGAAGAACGGAATCGCCCCCATGGTGCGAATTCTGTCTAAAGTGACCGGCTACAAACTGAAATACATCTATGAGTTGTTCCCGTCCGGACCGGGCAAGGGCGCTTGTAAGATGGCGGGATTGCCGAAACCAACGGGTTGTGTGTAA